One segment of Arthrobacter sp. MMS18-M83 DNA contains the following:
- a CDS encoding MarR family winged helix-turn-helix transcriptional regulator codes for MATTQDRQLVEQWRSIQNSYFRTAAAIDRALEAKFDIGLNEFEILDLVAESVDSACRMKALGERTPMTQSAVSKVVDRLEKAGLVSRVTCTDDRRSLYLELTEAGRALHSDAAVEHRALLKENLGE; via the coding sequence ATGGCAACAACGCAGGATCGCCAGCTGGTTGAGCAATGGCGCAGCATCCAGAACTCGTACTTCCGCACCGCGGCCGCCATCGACCGCGCCCTCGAAGCCAAGTTCGACATCGGCTTGAACGAATTCGAAATCCTTGATCTCGTTGCCGAAAGCGTTGACTCTGCCTGCCGCATGAAGGCATTGGGGGAGCGGACTCCCATGACCCAGAGTGCCGTCTCCAAGGTTGTTGACCGGCTGGAGAAAGCCGGACTGGTCTCCCGCGTAACCTGCACGGATGACCGCCGCTCGCTGTACCTCGAGCTGACCGAAGCCGGGCGCGCGCTGCATTCGGATGCCGCCGTCGA